The following are encoded together in the Cyanobacterium aponinum PCC 10605 genome:
- a CDS encoding aldo/keto reductase — protein sequence MKTRQLGKSDIYITPIIMGTWQAGKRMWAGIEDSESISAIRQAVESGITTIDTAEVYGEGHSERIVGEALKSVRDKVIYASKVFANHLKYDQVISACHNSLKNLQTDYIDLYQIHWPSGSWNSEIVPIEETMRALNDLKREGKIRAIGVSNFSQQQLASARECGQIDSIQPPYSLFWRIVEKEIQPYCVENNISILAYSSLAQGILTGKFGDNPTFAEGDHRKNNRLFQPPHWERVKQALSQLQPFADKYNCTLAQIAIAWLIQQPQTNAIVGARNAQQAKENAQAGEIELTIEDIKQISNIGTNVTKDLDDNPVMWNFS from the coding sequence ATGAAAACCAGACAACTCGGCAAATCCGACATTTATATCACTCCGATTATAATGGGTACATGGCAAGCAGGAAAAAGGATGTGGGCAGGTATTGAAGATAGTGAGAGTATCAGTGCCATTCGTCAAGCTGTGGAATCTGGTATCACGACTATTGATACAGCAGAAGTTTATGGAGAAGGGCATTCAGAGAGAATTGTGGGAGAAGCCTTAAAAAGTGTTAGAGATAAAGTAATTTATGCCAGTAAGGTGTTTGCTAACCATCTCAAATATGATCAGGTGATTAGTGCTTGTCATAATTCCTTAAAAAATCTACAGACAGATTATATTGATTTATACCAGATTCATTGGCCTTCTGGTAGTTGGAATAGTGAAATTGTACCCATAGAAGAAACCATGAGGGCATTGAATGATTTAAAAAGAGAAGGTAAGATAAGAGCGATCGGAGTTTCTAATTTTTCTCAGCAACAGTTAGCCTCTGCCCGTGAATGTGGACAAATCGATAGCATTCAACCACCTTATTCTTTGTTTTGGCGCATTGTAGAAAAGGAAATTCAACCCTACTGTGTAGAAAACAATATTTCCATCCTTGCTTACTCATCCCTCGCCCAAGGTATTTTAACGGGAAAATTTGGAGATAATCCCACATTTGCTGAAGGTGATCATCGCAAAAATAATCGCTTATTTCAACCCCCTCACTGGGAAAGAGTGAAACAGGCTTTATCTCAATTACAACCCTTTGCCGATAAATATAATTGTACTTTAGCTCAAATTGCGATCGCATGGCTAATACAACAACCCCAAACCAATGCTATAGTTGGGGCAAGAAATGCTCAACAGGCGAAAGAAAATGCCCAAGCAGGAGAAATAGAATTAACAATAGAAGATATTAAACAAATCAGTAATATAGGAACAAATGTAACTAAAGACTTAGACGATAATCCCGTAATGTGGAATTTTTCTTAA